Below is a window of Gilliamella sp. ESL0405 DNA.
TATAATTAATCAGCTATTTCACAAATATTTTTTTCTGTTCTACACTAGCTTACATAATCATTTGCACATTAGTCAACATACTTAAAATAACAATAATTGATTCTATCATTTTGTGCCATTTGCGAAAGAATTTGTATTACAAAATATTGATATTAAAAAATTGTGCCGAAAGGTACTAAGTGAGGTTTTAAAGTGAAATTTGTTGGTATAGTTGGGACCAATTCCGATCGTTCCACTAATAGAAAATTGCTCCATTTTATGAAAACGCATTTTGCCGATAAAGCAGAAATTGAAGTGTGCGAAATTAAATCATTACCTGCATTTAATGAGCCAAGTGATAAAACACCACCGGCCGCAGTTCAAGCGTTATCCGATAAAATTGAGGCGGCTGACGGAGTCATAATTGCAACGCCAGAATATGATCACTCAATAACAGCAGCATTAAAAAGTGTTATTGAATGGCTTTCTTATACAACTCGCCCTCTCATTAATAAATGTGTCATGATTGTTGGTGCCTCTCATGGCATGCTTGGTTCTTCAAGAGCCCAAGCGCATTTGCGCCAAATTTTAGATGCGCCGGAATTAAAAGCACGTATTATGCCTAGCTCGGAATTTTTGCTAGGGCAATCGTTACAAGCTTTTGATGAGCAAGGTAATCTTGTTTATGCCGATAAAGTTAAAGAATTGGATGAGTGTTTCGATGAATTTTTATTATTTGTGGAATTAACAAATAAGTTACTGCAAACAGGTAAATTTAATACTGAACAAAATAAAAAATTTAGTTGGAAACAAGCGGCAGAAGAAGGAGCATCATCATGAAATTAATCGGAATTGTAGGCACGAATGCTAAAGAGTCTTATAACCGTATGTTGCTGCAATTTATGCAACGACATTTTGCCAACAAAGCTGAAATTGAACTATTAGAATTGACCGATGTGCCAATGTTTAATGAAACAGATGATCAATCTAATAGCCCTGTTATTCAAAATTTTAATGAGAAGATTATGCAAGCAGACGGCGTGATTATTGCCACGCCAGAGCATAATCACTCTATACCTTCAGCCTTGAAAAGTATTATTGAATGGTTGTCTTTCAATTTACATCCTTTTGACGGTAAGCCCGTTATGATTGTTGGTGCATCTTATGATGTGCAAGGATCATCACGAGCACAACTTCATTTGCGTCAAATTCTTGATGCGCCAGGCGTGAATGCTACGGTGATGCCGGGGTCTGAATTTTTACTCGGGCGCGCTCATCAAGCTTTTGATGAAGAGGGCAATTTGAAATCTGAACGTACCATTGATTTTCTCGATAGCTGTTTTTTACGTTTCTTACGTTTCACACAAGTTGTTAACTTACTTAATGTTCCTGAAGAAATCAGCTATGAGCCGGGAAAATATAGCGTGACAGCACCGGGACATAATGGCGATTTGCCGATGATTGTTACCCTATCGAGCGATCGCATTGAATCGATCGATATTGATACGCAAGGCGAATCAGAAGGTATTGCCGATGTCGTATTTAAACGTATTCCGTCTCAAATTCTGGAAGGTCAAACGCTCAATGTTGATCTTATATCGGGTGCTTCGGTAACCAGTAATGGGGTGATTGATGGGGTTGCCAAAGCAATTAAAATGGCTGGCGCTAATCCTGATGTGTTACGAAAAAGACCGAAAGCCCCAAGTGCAGTTGATAATAGTGATGCGCTATATACCACCGATGTGGTTGTCGTGGGTGCCGGAGGTGCTGGTTTATCAGCAGCAGCCAGTATTTTACAAGAAGGTAAAAAGGTCATTGTGGTTGAAAAATTCCCGGCTGTTGGCGGTAATACCGTTCGAACAGGGGGACCAATGAATGCGGCAAATCCTAAATGGCAAAACACGTTTAATGCTATTGCTGGAGAAAGCCACACGCTATCAGAAATCGTCGCTATTGATGAAACGACGATTGATCCGGAGTATCTGGCAGACTTTAAAGCTTTAAAAGATCAAATTAATGCCTATTTAGCAGAAAATAAAGATAAAACCGGTTACTTGTTTGATTCGCCATTGCTTCACCGAATTCAAACTTATCTGGGTGGTAAACGAACAGACCAGCTCGGTAATGTGATTTATGGTCAATATGACCTCGTTAAAATCTTAACTGATGAAGCGCTAGAATCAGTTAAATGGCTCGAAGATATTGGCGTTGAATTTGATAAACATGATGTGACTATGCCCGTTGGCGCGTTATGGCGTAGAGGTCATAAACCTTTAAAAAGCGAAGGTTATGCGTATGTTTCTGCGTTACAAAAATATGTCGAAGATCATGGTGGCATCATCATTACTGATACAGCCGTTAAAGAGTTAATTGTCGATAATGGACATGTTTGTGGTGTGATTGGTCAAGGTCTGAATAATAAAAAAGTTACCGTGGAAGCTAAGGCGGTTATTCTGGCTTCTGGTGGCTTTGGCGCCAATACCAAAATGCTCAAACAGTACAACACGTATTGGACTGAAATTGATGATGATATCAAGACCTCGAACTCTCCTGCGATTACTGGTGATGGAATTCTATTAGGACAAAGTGTTGGTGCTGATTTAGTTGGTATGGGATTTTCACAAATGATGCCTGTTTCTGACCCTGACACCGGTGCTTTGTTTAGTGGGTTACAAGTGCCGCCACAAAATTTTATTATGGTTAATAAACAAGGTAAGCGTTTTGTTAATGAGTATGGTAGCCGGGATAAGCTAACCCAAGCAGCTATTGATAATGGTGGATTATTTTACTTAATCGCCGATGAGGCCATTAAAAAGACAGCTTATAATACCTCGCAAGAAAAAATTGAAAAACAAATTGCCGCTGGCACACTGTTTTGCGCCGATACTTTAGAGGAATTAGCCGAAAAACTGGGTATGGATGCGCAAGTGTTTAAACAGACAATTACCAATTATAACGCCTATGTCGACGCAAAATATGATCCTGAGTTTGGTAAAGATGTGTTCGATTTAAAAGTCGAAATTGCCCCATTTTATGCCACGCCAAGAAAACCGGCAGTGCACCATACCATGGGCGGACTAAAAATTGATACCCAAACACATGTGCTTGATGAAGCCGGGCATAAAATCTCTGGTTTATATGCTGCCGGAGAAGTCGCAGGTGGAATTCATGCAGGTAATAGACTCGGTGGTAATTCATTAACAGACATATTTACGTTTGGTCGAATTGCCGGAAAAACAGCATTAAAGGATTTAAGTTCAAGAATGGAGTCTAATTATGGTGACGGAAAATAAGTATACTAATCGATGGCTTATACTCATTGCATCAACCTCTATTTTACTTTGTACCGGTGCAATTTATGCTTTCAGCGTGTTTGCAGGTCCTTTAAGTATCGAAAAAGGTTGGAGTATGTCAGAGGTCATGACTGCCTTTGCAATTAATTCGGCAGTCGGTCCGATCCCAATGATTCTCGGTGGCTTTTTGACTGATAAGGGACTGGCAAAATGGTCGAGCGTTTTAGGTGGATTACTCTTTGCGCTTGGCTTTGTATTGACTGGTTTTGTTACCTCGCCTTTCATGCTTTATATTACCTATGGTTTATTAAGCGGTTTTGGGCAAGGACTTGCTTACTCGGGATGTTTAAGTAATACCATTAAATTTTTCCCGGACAAAAGAGGGCTTGCTTCCGGTATTATTACCGCCGGTATGGGCGGTGCAGCAATTATTGCTGCACCTATCGGAAATGCTTTAATTGAACACTATGATGTGCTTAGTGCATTTAAGTTTTTAGGCTTTGCTTATATGGTTGTCATTATCATAGCAAGTTTATTCATTAAAGTTGCGCCCGCCAACTATCAACCTGCGGGTTGGACACCGGCCAATAATCAACAAGCTAAAGCTATTGTGAATAAAAATTGGCAACAGATGCTTAAAACGCCATATTTTTACCTCATATTTTTTATGTTAGGTGCCGGCGCTTTCTCCGGATTAATGATAGCCTCAAATGCATCTGGCATTGGGCAAAAAATGTTCGGATTAACGTCAGCTATTGCGGCATTTTATGTCAGTTTGTATTCATTAAGTAATTGTGCCGGGCGAGTGGTATGGGGAACGGTATCAGACAAACTAGGGCGTAACAAAACGTTAGATATCATTTTTTCAGTTATCATCCTAGCTTTTGTTTCATTCTTATTTATCCCTTCTCAAATTGGCTTTGCCATAGGTATTATTGCACTCGGTTTATGTTTTGGTGGTGTTATGGGCGTTTTTCCACCAATGGTAATGGAAAATTATGGCCCGATTAATCAAGGCGTGAATTATGGTGTTATCTTTATTGGCTACTCATCGGCTGCTTTCTTTGCGCCAAAATTAACAGCAGATATATTGGCCAATAACGGTGGAAATTATACTAACGCCTTTTATGTGGCAATTGGGGTTGCATTTATTGGCTTAGTATTAAATATGATTTATAAATGGGTTAAAAAAAGATAAGGTAATTTTGCTTAGCAAAATATAA
It encodes the following:
- a CDS encoding NADPH-dependent FMN reductase → MKFVGIVGTNSDRSTNRKLLHFMKTHFADKAEIEVCEIKSLPAFNEPSDKTPPAAVQALSDKIEAADGVIIATPEYDHSITAALKSVIEWLSYTTRPLINKCVMIVGASHGMLGSSRAQAHLRQILDAPELKARIMPSSEFLLGQSLQAFDEQGNLVYADKVKELDECFDEFLLFVELTNKLLQTGKFNTEQNKKFSWKQAAEEGASS
- a CDS encoding flavocytochrome c, giving the protein MKLIGIVGTNAKESYNRMLLQFMQRHFANKAEIELLELTDVPMFNETDDQSNSPVIQNFNEKIMQADGVIIATPEHNHSIPSALKSIIEWLSFNLHPFDGKPVMIVGASYDVQGSSRAQLHLRQILDAPGVNATVMPGSEFLLGRAHQAFDEEGNLKSERTIDFLDSCFLRFLRFTQVVNLLNVPEEISYEPGKYSVTAPGHNGDLPMIVTLSSDRIESIDIDTQGESEGIADVVFKRIPSQILEGQTLNVDLISGASVTSNGVIDGVAKAIKMAGANPDVLRKRPKAPSAVDNSDALYTTDVVVVGAGGAGLSAAASILQEGKKVIVVEKFPAVGGNTVRTGGPMNAANPKWQNTFNAIAGESHTLSEIVAIDETTIDPEYLADFKALKDQINAYLAENKDKTGYLFDSPLLHRIQTYLGGKRTDQLGNVIYGQYDLVKILTDEALESVKWLEDIGVEFDKHDVTMPVGALWRRGHKPLKSEGYAYVSALQKYVEDHGGIIITDTAVKELIVDNGHVCGVIGQGLNNKKVTVEAKAVILASGGFGANTKMLKQYNTYWTEIDDDIKTSNSPAITGDGILLGQSVGADLVGMGFSQMMPVSDPDTGALFSGLQVPPQNFIMVNKQGKRFVNEYGSRDKLTQAAIDNGGLFYLIADEAIKKTAYNTSQEKIEKQIAAGTLFCADTLEELAEKLGMDAQVFKQTITNYNAYVDAKYDPEFGKDVFDLKVEIAPFYATPRKPAVHHTMGGLKIDTQTHVLDEAGHKISGLYAAGEVAGGIHAGNRLGGNSLTDIFTFGRIAGKTALKDLSSRMESNYGDGK
- a CDS encoding OFA family MFS transporter; protein product: MVTENKYTNRWLILIASTSILLCTGAIYAFSVFAGPLSIEKGWSMSEVMTAFAINSAVGPIPMILGGFLTDKGLAKWSSVLGGLLFALGFVLTGFVTSPFMLYITYGLLSGFGQGLAYSGCLSNTIKFFPDKRGLASGIITAGMGGAAIIAAPIGNALIEHYDVLSAFKFLGFAYMVVIIIASLFIKVAPANYQPAGWTPANNQQAKAIVNKNWQQMLKTPYFYLIFFMLGAGAFSGLMIASNASGIGQKMFGLTSAIAAFYVSLYSLSNCAGRVVWGTVSDKLGRNKTLDIIFSVIILAFVSFLFIPSQIGFAIGIIALGLCFGGVMGVFPPMVMENYGPINQGVNYGVIFIGYSSAAFFAPKLTADILANNGGNYTNAFYVAIGVAFIGLVLNMIYKWVKKR